GTAAAATTGTCTTTAACCAATTTAATGAATTTGTGAATGAAAGTATTAAGTCATTTAATAGCAAAGCTTCTTCATAGGTGGAAGAGGTTAAAAGAATCTTCACAATATATAATGTAGCATTGATCACATGAAATCCAATTGTAAATGCAATAAAAATTACTAATAAGCCAAAAGTTGTTTTCAAAAAAGATATAACAATTTTGAATTTGTGATCAATATCCTTTGTTAGACTGTGTAAAGTTTCATTTATTCTTATAATAAATCCTGCCAATAAGCCCCAAATAATAACGAAGATAGATTTAGGCGACCATAGACAAGAGAAAATTATAATAGGTAATAACGAAGCTAATTTAAAGCAGAAATCAGCTACACAATGATATATTATCGTTTTGCAGAAAAAGTTAAAATATGTTGTTGAGGACAACCTATATAAATCCAAATGTGTTTGAATATAATTTCTAGTCGTCTTATTATACCCTAGTTGCTGGATAAAAAGCAAAACAAATAATATAATGTATATTGCTGTTTCACTTAATCCAAAATTATCTACATTTTTATAAAAGAAGAATAATATAAAACTGGTAAGCAAAAATGTAATAATTTCTTTAGTGATATAAAATATATAGCAACTTTTAATAGAATTAATGGAAAAAAAGGATTTATAAAACTTACATTTATTTTTAAGTTTTATTTTATAGAGAATATAAATTTGAAGCATTATACAATCCTCCTTCCATGAAACCAAAAGCGTTAGTGTTGCTCTCTAAATTACATCAATTAATAATAACCTTAATTAACACGGACACCAATTCGCAGGAAAGAACAGGAAAGAAAAAGTTACCATGCAACTGCTTTTGCCATACTCTTTTTTGCTAAAGATTTTACTGTTGCTTTGAAAGTAGTCCAGCCCATAGTCATAAGTGCTGTTGCACCACCAGAGGCAATGCTTGCGATTATGCCAAGGACAGTTACTAATGTGCCTGCTCCCAAAACTACATTAACGACTGTTGTTGCGACTGCACTAGGAATTCCAAGTGTCGCAGCTACCAATGTAATAAATAACATAAATAAACATCTCCTAATATTTTTGGTAAATACCATTAAAGAATGAGAGCAACACTAACTTTATTTACAGTATAAGTCATATTTGGGCATATGTCAAAAAATGGATTTCCAACGTTTTTTTGACAGTAACTAGAAAATAAAAAATATTGACAAGTATAAAAAATCTTGTTATAGTATAAAAGCTGCTTCAAACAAGTCAAGATTGTAAAAAATATAGATCAAAAAAAATCTTGACATCTATTAATAAAGTATGATACAATAAAAGATGTCGCCGCAAGACGACAGGATAAGACAAAAAGCATTTGATCTTTGAAAATAGAACAGTGTAAGGAAAAGGCAACCGAAAATTGATAAAAGAAACGCCAGAAAAAAGATTTGAACTAGAGAGTTTGATCCTGGCTCAGGACGAACGCTGGCGGCGTGCCTAACACATGCAAGTCGAGCGGTCTAAGTAAGCAACCTAGTTGAGAACTTAGATAGCGGCGGACGGGTGAGTAACGCGTGGAGAACCTACCTTGTAGAGGGGGATAGCCTCGGGAAACCGGGATTAATACCCCATGACACTGAAATACCGCATGGTATTTGAGTCAAAGCGAGCAAGCGCTACAAGATGGCT
This genomic window from Garciella nitratireducens DSM 15102 contains:
- a CDS encoding uberolysin/carnocyclin family circular bacteriocin, which translates into the protein MVFTKNIRRCLFMLFITLVAATLGIPSAVATTVVNVVLGAGTLVTVLGIIASIASGGATALMTMGWTTFKATVKSLAKKSMAKAVAW